A part of Desulfomicrobium baculatum DSM 4028 genomic DNA contains:
- a CDS encoding undecaprenyl-phosphate glucose phosphotransferase, with protein MIGLLLKVSDALLGVLIFALCQYAYHGFVFHSLIYEFFAVLIVLLSPVCLELSGAYRTWSSKVPRFEGRSVIFGCILVYLCLMFVAYAFKISGAFSRVIVLSWFFSWPVALVLLRKVLRIVLKYRNRDRIRSQTAIIVGAGDLGLSVARYLEENAWLGVGVRGFFDDKKDGSLENKPVLGRTENVASFVREHKAEYVFLALPMRAEDKVKRLVTELTDSTATVYLVPDIFQFEMMLSGAPRYFGEIAAIALWESPFIGLNAALKRLFDIIFASLALIIISPGLLAFALAIKLSSPGPVFFTQQRYGLRGEPFWILKFRTMTVCEDGNNFVQCTQCDPRVTRLGAFMRKYSLDELPQFFNVLQGKMSVVGPRPHAVSMNEEYRKLVAGYMLRHKVKPGVTGLAQVSGFRGETNTMEKMEGRVRKDLEYIKSWTLFLDLKIILKTIWGGFTGWNAY; from the coding sequence ATGATTGGCCTTTTGTTGAAGGTTTCTGACGCCCTTCTGGGTGTGCTGATCTTCGCGCTCTGCCAGTATGCATACCATGGGTTTGTTTTCCACTCCTTGATCTACGAATTTTTCGCCGTCTTGATCGTTCTGCTCTCCCCTGTTTGCCTCGAATTATCAGGCGCGTATCGTACGTGGTCGTCCAAAGTTCCGCGTTTTGAAGGCCGGTCAGTTATTTTCGGATGCATTCTGGTTTATCTTTGCCTGATGTTTGTAGCGTATGCATTCAAAATCAGCGGCGCTTTTTCCCGAGTGATCGTCCTTTCCTGGTTTTTTTCCTGGCCCGTAGCCCTCGTGTTGCTGCGCAAGGTTTTGCGAATAGTCCTTAAGTATCGTAACAGGGATCGAATTCGTTCACAGACTGCGATTATTGTTGGGGCGGGTGATCTTGGCTTGTCTGTGGCCCGATATCTTGAGGAGAATGCGTGGCTGGGGGTCGGGGTCCGCGGTTTTTTTGATGACAAGAAGGATGGCTCCCTCGAGAACAAGCCGGTGCTGGGCCGGACCGAAAACGTTGCCTCCTTTGTTCGCGAGCACAAGGCCGAGTATGTTTTTTTGGCCCTGCCCATGCGTGCCGAGGATAAGGTCAAGCGTCTCGTGACAGAGCTTACGGACTCCACGGCTACGGTCTATCTCGTGCCCGATATTTTCCAGTTCGAGATGATGCTTTCCGGAGCTCCGAGGTATTTTGGCGAAATTGCGGCCATTGCGCTTTGGGAGTCTCCGTTCATTGGCCTGAACGCGGCCCTCAAGCGGTTGTTTGATATCATTTTTGCGAGTTTAGCCCTAATAATTATCTCTCCGGGTTTACTGGCTTTTGCCCTGGCGATAAAGCTTTCTTCACCAGGTCCCGTCTTTTTTACGCAACAGCGCTATGGCCTCCGTGGCGAACCCTTCTGGATTCTGAAATTTCGAACAATGACTGTGTGCGAGGACGGAAATAATTTCGTGCAATGCACCCAATGTGATCCAAGAGTGACTCGTTTGGGTGCGTTCATGCGCAAGTATTCGCTTGATGAACTTCCACAATTTTTTAACGTCTTGCAGGGCAAGATGTCGGTTGTGGGGCCAAGGCCGCATGCTGTGTCCATGAACGAGGAATACAGAAAGCTTGTGGCCGGATACATGTTGCGCCACAAAGTTAAACCAGGAGTTACCGGGCTTGCGCAAGTGAGCGGATTTCGTGGAGAGACCAATACCATGGAAAAAATGGAAGGTCGTGTCCGTAAAGACTTAGAGTATATTAAGTCGTGGACTTTGTTTTTGGACTTGAAGATTATTTTAAAGACGATCTGGGGTGGGTTTACGGGCTGGAATGCGTATTGA
- a CDS encoding glycosyltransferase, with amino-acid sequence MKFSIVTPSLNDLPRLRLCVGSVRGQTGEREHIVQDACSVDGTAQWLAAQPDINSVSEHDTGMYDAINRGWRRSQGDILSWLNSDEQYLPGTLATVASFFEAYPKVDFVYGHALVVDGDGALLAARREIRLSRTYIANSFLNAYSCTLFFRRRLLDDGVLLLDEGLRYAADMDLVLRLLADGRRYARIDKYLSMFTLDGTNLSCHQGMLDETAEVQRRHGGFRSPLLRRIVTLGRYAERFITGSYRRSTITYRRCIDEVPNYESIVGTAVSGSYRTR; translated from the coding sequence ATGAAATTCTCAATAGTTACGCCTTCCCTCAACGACTTGCCTCGGTTGCGTCTTTGCGTGGGATCAGTACGTGGGCAGACTGGCGAGCGGGAACACATCGTGCAGGATGCCTGTAGTGTTGACGGTACGGCGCAGTGGCTGGCTGCGCAACCCGACATCAATTCGGTCTCGGAACATGATACCGGAATGTATGATGCGATCAACCGGGGGTGGCGGCGCTCCCAGGGTGACATTCTTTCCTGGCTCAACAGCGATGAGCAGTATCTGCCTGGCACCCTGGCCACAGTCGCCAGTTTTTTTGAGGCGTATCCGAAAGTTGACTTTGTGTACGGTCATGCCCTGGTGGTCGATGGTGACGGTGCCCTTCTGGCGGCCCGCCGTGAAATCCGCCTGTCGCGAACCTATATAGCAAACAGTTTTTTGAACGCGTATTCGTGCACGCTTTTTTTTCGTCGCCGCTTGCTGGACGACGGAGTCTTGCTCCTGGATGAAGGCTTGCGTTATGCGGCGGACATGGATCTGGTATTGCGACTGTTGGCCGACGGTCGCCGTTATGCTCGGATTGACAAGTACCTGAGCATGTTCACCCTCGATGGAACAAATCTAAGTTGTCACCAGGGCATGCTGGACGAGACGGCCGAAGTGCAACGTAGGCATGGTGGTTTTAGATCTCCGCTATTGCGACGCATTGTCACGCTCGGGCGTTACGCTGAAAGGTTCATCACAGGCTCTTATCGCCGCTCTACGATAACATATCGTCGTTGTATCGACGAGGTGCCGAATTACGAATCCATCGTGGGCACGGCGGTGTCTGGGTCGTATCGGACTCGCTGA
- a CDS encoding glycosyltransferase family 4 protein: MESEAAMLASNDIAVRIYEEYNHGLSEQSLLRMVLDAFWSRRSAQRLEAEISLFKPDVVHVHNFFPRISPAVFWVARRLGVPTIMTLHNFRYACAQGMLLRDGQICELCLGRSGHWGVFHRCYRGSFLQSLVLVASFGLHKVLGTFKAKVCRYIALNEFCRAKFVAAGLPAELMAVKPNFVDLPKPDQRPRCGGLFVGRLSPEKGLETLLAALEQQPGVKFTIVGDGPMAGRVSRTKTVDTRGWLSPHDVQQAMCEAAYLVVPSLWYETFGLVVVEAFACGLPVIASRHGALAEIVEDGVTGLLFEPGSANDLARALYWAETHPDEMRAMGQNALEVYQDRYSPDVNYKMLMNIYQEAIDACRQSNPQAS; the protein is encoded by the coding sequence GTGGAATCTGAAGCCGCTATGCTGGCGTCCAACGACATTGCTGTTCGAATATATGAAGAATATAATCATGGATTGAGCGAACAGTCGTTGTTGCGGATGGTTCTGGATGCGTTCTGGTCTCGGCGTAGCGCCCAACGTCTTGAAGCAGAGATTTCCTTGTTCAAGCCTGATGTTGTTCACGTCCACAATTTTTTTCCCCGTATCTCCCCGGCTGTTTTTTGGGTAGCCCGTCGTTTGGGCGTTCCTACCATCATGACGTTGCATAATTTTCGGTACGCATGCGCCCAAGGCATGCTCTTGCGCGATGGTCAAATATGCGAGTTGTGTTTGGGGCGAAGTGGGCATTGGGGTGTGTTTCACAGGTGCTACCGCGGCTCCTTCCTCCAGTCTCTGGTTCTGGTCGCCAGTTTTGGGCTGCATAAAGTGTTGGGAACGTTTAAGGCCAAAGTCTGTCGTTATATTGCCCTCAATGAATTTTGTCGCGCCAAATTTGTTGCTGCCGGGCTTCCTGCGGAGTTAATGGCGGTCAAGCCGAATTTTGTAGATTTGCCAAAACCGGATCAGAGGCCACGTTGCGGAGGTCTGTTCGTCGGTCGACTGTCTCCGGAAAAGGGACTCGAAACGTTGCTGGCTGCTTTGGAGCAGCAACCCGGAGTCAAATTCACCATTGTTGGTGACGGTCCCATGGCTGGTAGGGTGAGTCGGACGAAAACAGTGGACACCCGAGGCTGGCTGTCTCCTCATGACGTTCAGCAAGCCATGTGTGAGGCGGCTTATTTGGTGGTCCCAAGTCTTTGGTACGAAACATTTGGCCTAGTTGTTGTCGAGGCTTTTGCCTGTGGTTTACCCGTCATTGCCAGCAGGCACGGCGCGCTGGCCGAAATTGTCGAAGACGGCGTGACAGGCCTTCTTTTCGAGCCAGGCAGCGCCAATGACCTCGCGAGGGCCTTGTATTGGGCTGAAACGCATCCTGATGAGATGCGGGCTATGGGCCAGAACGCTCTTGAGGTGTATCAAGATCGCTACTCACCGGATGTCAATTATAAAATGCTTATGAACATCTACCAGGAAGCAATCGATGCATGCCGCCAATCAAACCCTCAAGCCTCTTGA
- a CDS encoding WecB/TagA/CpsF family glycosyltransferase — protein sequence MHAANQTLKPLERSGASIVGSFIDAGHWEQFLSTIISWAQAGQSRVVCVCNVHSVVTAKSDPALRAAIDEADMATPDGMPLAWVLRQRGFPEQKRVNGPDLMWRVLPLAETQGIRVFFYGSTEGTLQRLCSSVGETFPNLSLVGSYSPPFRVLTEDEQNEEVERINSSRAQVVFVGLGCPKQEIWMHRNKGRINAVMLGVGAAFDFHAGTLKRAPLWIQNSGLEWLFRLLQEPRRLFFRYVTTNSVFVWTILCEKFFQSSKRI from the coding sequence ATGCATGCCGCCAATCAAACCCTCAAGCCTCTTGAGAGGTCGGGCGCCAGCATCGTTGGCAGTTTCATTGATGCCGGACACTGGGAGCAATTTTTGTCCACGATCATTTCTTGGGCGCAGGCCGGCCAGAGCCGAGTGGTGTGCGTCTGCAATGTTCATTCGGTAGTCACTGCCAAAAGCGATCCTGCATTGCGGGCTGCCATTGACGAGGCCGACATGGCCACTCCAGACGGTATGCCTCTGGCATGGGTGTTGCGTCAAAGAGGATTCCCCGAACAGAAGCGTGTCAACGGTCCGGACTTGATGTGGCGCGTTCTGCCTCTCGCTGAGACGCAGGGAATTCGCGTGTTCTTTTATGGAAGTACGGAGGGCACCCTGCAGCGACTGTGCAGCAGCGTGGGAGAAACGTTTCCCAATCTGTCGCTAGTCGGATCATATTCACCGCCGTTCAGAGTTCTGACCGAAGACGAGCAAAACGAAGAAGTCGAGCGCATCAACTCCTCCAGAGCACAGGTCGTTTTTGTGGGGCTTGGCTGTCCCAAGCAGGAAATCTGGATGCACCGCAACAAAGGACGAATTAACGCCGTGATGCTTGGAGTCGGTGCTGCTTTTGATTTCCACGCAGGGACGCTGAAAAGAGCTCCCCTATGGATTCAAAATAGCGGCTTGGAATGGCTTTTCAGGTTGCTTCAGGAGCCAAGACGGCTATTTTTTCGTTATGTTACGACAAATAGCGTATTTGTTTGGACTATTTTGTGTGAAAAGTTTTTTCAAAGTTCGAAACGTATATGA